From the genome of candidate division KSB1 bacterium:
GCTTGCGTTTTTATTGTGATTTATCGATATTCGAAAAAAGGAAAGAAAGCCATGAGTAGTACAGATTTGTCGGAAAAGGATCGCCGTATCGGCGTCGTGGCGATCATCGTCGAAGATCCCGAAGCCGCTTATCATCAGCTCAATGCCATCCTGCACGATTATTCTCACATCATTATAGGCCGGATGGGATTGCCCTATCGCGAGCGAAAATTGTCTATTATTTCTCTGATCGTCGACGGCAACACCGATCAAGTCGGGGCACTGACCGGACGGATCGGCCAACTTCCAAGCGTTACCGTCAAAGCCGCCTTTGCAAAGAACCGTTGACCGGTTCCATGCGCCGATACATGACGAATTCGTATCCCGAAAACCGCTTCCTTTCGACGATCCTCCACTCCCGAAAGTCGATCTGCGGGAAAAAAGCGTCGCCTGCCCATTCACCGTCGATCCATGAAATGTAAAGCCGATCCGCGTAGGGCAGGGCTTGACGATAAACCGAGGCGCCGCCGGCAATAAAAGCGCGCTCACCTGCTGCCGCTGCCGCGGCAAAAGCATCCGCTAAAGAGGCAACGACTACGGCGTTTTCATAGTTGCGGCGCGAACGGCTCAGGATTATGTTCACCGCGCTCGGCGGCGGGCTGCTGAACAATTCAAAAGTCCTTCTTCCCCAAATGACCGTTTCACCGCGAATCGTTGCCAGAAACCGCTGATATTCCTCCGGCAATTTCCACGGCAAGCCGTTGCCCGCACCGATGACGCCGTTGCGGGCGACCGCCGCGATAATGATTTTTTCAAGTTCCACCATATGGCAATTAGTTCCAGCTCAGTTCGCCGCGAATCACGCTGCCGCGCGGCACGGTTTGCGCAAGGCCGGAGCGGTTGACGACCGTCGCGTCGTCTTCGACGCTCACGTCGGCCTGCCAATAGACATCACCCTCCACCGTCAACTGACGGCAGTTGCGCAGCGAGGGAACGCCTTCCGGAAAACGCTTTTCAAAATCATAATAAAATTTATAGAAACGGGGATCCAATGCCGCCCGAATTTCCGGATACCGGCGCTGCGGATGAGTAACTAGGGTATAGTTTTCAAGAAGCTGATAATAGTCTGACCGTACTATAAGAAGATCGTTGGTATCTTTGACCGGAATAAACCGGCTGCGCGGCACGCGAATCGCCTGCGCCCGCGGAAAAACGGATACGGCTGCTCCCATCGCCGTTTCGAGCTGGATGACCTCGGGCGTAGAGGGATCGCGCGGATCGAGATTTTTGCGGTTGGCAATCAGAGGCAAGGTAAAGAGATAATCGTTTTTTTCCAGCTGCGTCTGAAGACTTTTCAAGTTCAGCCAAAGGTTATTGGTATTGAAGAAACGGTGCCGCCGGATGTCGCGG
Proteins encoded in this window:
- a CDS encoding dihydrofolate reductase; the protein is MVELEKIIIAAVARNGVIGAGNGLPWKLPEEYQRFLATIRGETVIWGRRTFELFSSPPPSAVNIILSRSRRNYENAVVVASLADAFAAAAAAGERAFIAGGASVYRQALPYADRLYISWIDGEWAGDAFFPQIDFREWRIVERKRFSGYEFVMYRRMEPVNGSLQRRL
- a CDS encoding iron-only hydrogenase system regulator, yielding MSSTDLSEKDRRIGVVAIIVEDPEAAYHQLNAILHDYSHIIIGRMGLPYRERKLSIISLIVDGNTDQVGALTGRIGQLPSVTVKAAFAKNR